GCGCCTCCGAGGGGCTCTACCTGCTCCAACGGGTGCGCGACGAGGCGCACCGGTTCGCCATCACCTTCCACCGGCAGCGGCGCTCGAAGCGGATGACGACCTCGGCGCTCGACACGGTGCCCGGGCTGGGCGAGGTGCGGCGCAAGGCGCTGCTGCGGCACTTCGGCTCGCTCAAACGCCTCTCCGCGGCCACCGTCGAGGAGATCACCGAGGTGCCGGGAGTGGGCCGGCGGACGGCCGAGGCGGTGCTGGCGGCGCTGGGCGGGGGCGACCGGGCCGGCGAGGGCAAGGCCCCGCCGACCGAGGACGCGAGCGCCGTCCCGACCGACTAGTCGGCGTCGGCGAGGACGCCGAGGATCTGCTCGCCGTACTTGGCGAGCTTGTTCTCCCCGACGCCGCCGACCCGGGACAGCTCGGCCAGCGAGGTGGGCGCGTCGGTCGCGATCTGCCGCAGCGTGGCGTCGTGGAAGATCACGTAGGCGGGGACGCCCTGCTCCTTGGCGGTGGCCGCGCGCCAGGCGCGGAGCCGCTCGAAGACGGGGGCCGCGGCGGCGGGCAGCTCGGCGGCCGCGGCTGCCGCCTTCGCACGGCCGCCACGGGTCGACGCGGGCCGCTCCGGTTCGCGGCGCATCATCACCGTCCGCCGCCGGCCCAGCACGTCCGCGCTCGCGTCGGTGAGCGCCAGCGTGCCGTAGTCGCCCTCGACCGCGAGCAGGCCCTCGGCGAGCAGTTGCCGGACCACCGCCCGCCACTCGGCCTCGCTGAGCTCGCCGCCGATGCCGAAGACGCTGAGCGAGTCGTGACCGAACTGGGTCACCTTCTCGGTCGTCCGCCCGAGCAGGATGTCGATGCTGTGCCCGGCCCCGAAACGCTGGTTGCGTTCCCGGTCCAGGCGGTAGACGGCGGAGAGCAGCTTCTGCGCGGCGATAGTGCCGTCCCACGTCTCCGGCGGGTTGAGGCAGGTGTCGCAGTTGCCGCAGTCGCCGGCGGGCGAGTCGCCGAAGTATTCGAGCAGCTGCGCCCGGCGGCAGCGGACCGTCTCGCAGAGCGCGAGCATCGCGTCCAGGTGCCGGGCCAGCCCACGCCGGTGGGCCGGGTCGCCGTCGGAGGTCTCGATCATCTTCCGCTGCTGGACGACGTCCTGGAGGCCGTACGCCAGCCAGGCGGTGGACGGCAGGCCGTCCCGGCCGGCGCGGCCGGTCTCCTGGTAGTAGCCCTCGACCGACTTGGGCAGGTCGAGGTGGGCGACGAAGCGCACGTCGGGTTTGTCGATGCCCATGCCGAACGCGATCGTGGCCACCATGACGAGGCCGTCCTCGCGCAGGAACCGCTGCTGGTGGGCGGCGCGGGTGCCCGCGTCGAGACCGGCGTGGTAGGGCAGCGCGGGAATGCCGTTCGCGGTCAGGAACTCGGCGGTCTTCTCCACCGAGGCGCGGGAGAGGCAGTAGACGATGCCCGCGTCGCCGGGGTGCTCGTCGCGCAGCAGGCTCAGCAGCTGCTTGCGCGGCTCCCGCTTGGCGACGATCCGGTACTGGATGTTGGGCCGGTCGAAGCTGGCCACGAAGTGCCGGGCGTCGGTCAGGTCGAGCCGGGTGGCGATCTCGGCGCGGGTGGCGCTGGTCGCGGTGGCGGTCAACGCGATCCGGGGAACGTCGGGCCAGCGCTCGTGCAGCATGTTGAGCGCCAGGTAGTCGGGGCGGAAGTCGTGGCCCCACTGGGAGACGCAGTGCGCCTCGTCGATCGCGAACAGACCGATCTTGCCCCGGTCGAGCAGCTGGACGGTGGACCGGGTGCCGAGCGCCTCCGGTGCCAGGTAGAGCAGGTCCAGCTCGCCGGCGAGGAAGGCCGCCTCGACCCGGCGCCGGGCGTCGAGGTCCAGGGTCGAGTTGAGGAAACCCGCCCGTACGCCGACCGCGGTCAACGCGTCGACCTGGTCCTGCATGAGGGCGATCAGCGGCGAGACGACGACCGCGACGCCGGGCCGGACCAGCGCCGGGATCTGGTAGCAGAGCGACTTGCCGCCCCCGGTGGGCATCAGCACCAGCGCGTCGCCGCCGCCCACGACGTGGTCGATGACCTCCTGCTGGAAGCCCCGGAACGCGTCGTAGCCGAACACCCGGCGCAGCACCTGGAGCGCCTCGGAGGTGCGCAGGTCGGTGGGGGAGGCCATCCGCGAAGTGTACGAGCCCACCCCGACGCCACCCCTCCGCCGCGCCCCCACCCTCGTCCCCGGCCGCCCCTGTCCTCGCCCCGCGCCGCCCCTGTCCTCGGTGATCAAGAGGTTCGCGTCAGGATCCGGCCCCGGAATGACGCAAACCTCTTGATCACCGGGGAGAGGGGGGCCCGGGGAGGGGGCCCGGGGGAGGGGGCGCGGGGGGTGGGGGCGGGGTCCGGGGCGGTGCGGGGGTGGTGCGGAATCGGCGGGATAGAGTCGCTGTTTGACCGTTTGCGGCCGGCGGTGGCCGCGGCGTCGTGGCTTGGGGGTGTTGTTCGGTGAGCGAGGCGCGCACAGCCGAGGGGCGGTTCGACACCTCGGCGGAGCCCGGCTCGGGGCAGCCGGCGTCGGCGGAGTCGGACACCACACTCGTGGTGGTCACCGGCCTGTCCGGCGGTGGCCGCAGCACGGTCGCCCGGGCCCTGGAGAACGTCGGCTACTACGTGGTCGACAACCTTCCGCAGGCGCTGATGCTCGACATGGCCGAGCTGGCGGTCAAGGCCGGTGGCGCGGCCCGGCGTACGGCGATGGTGCTCGACGTCCGCTCGCGGGCGTTCTCCACGGACCTGGCGGGTGCGATCCGGGAGCTGAAGGAGCGCGGCTTCTCGCCGCGGGTGGTCTTCGTCGACGCCGACGACGAGGTGCTGATCCGCCGGTTCGAGAGCGTCCGGCGCTCCCACCCGTTGCAGGGTGAGGGGCGGCTCGCCGACGGCATCGCGGTCGAGCGCGGCCTCCTGGAGGAGGCCCGCGACCAGGCCGACGTGATCATCGACACGAGCCACCTCAACGTCAACCAGCTTCGCCGGCGGATCGAGGAGCTGTTCGGAGGTGAGGACGCGCGACGCCTGCGGGTCACCGTCCTGTCGTTCGGCTTCAAGTACGGCCTGCCGCCGGACGCCGACTTCGTGCTGGACGCCCGGTTCCTGCCCAACCCGTACTGGGTGCCGGAGCTGCGCGAGCACACCGGGCGGGAGGAGGCGGTCAGCGCGTACGTGCTGGGGCAGGAGGGCGCCGACGCGTTCGTCGCCTCGTACGCCGATCTGGTCAACGCCACCACCACCGGCTTCGAGCGGGAGGGCAAGCGCTACCTGACGGTGGCGGTCGGCTGCACCGGCGGCAAGCACCGGAGCGTGGCCATCGCCGAGGAGCTCGCCGGCCGGCTGCGGCAGTCGGGGCTGGCTGCGAACGCCCAGCACCGCGACCTGGGGCGGGAATGACGACGACGAGGGTGGTGGCGTTCGGCGGCGGCCACGGCCTGTCCGCCTCGTTGCGGGCGCTGCGCCGCTGCGCCCCGGAGCTGGACCTGGACATCACCGCCGTGGTCACCGTCGGCGACGACGGTGGCTCCAGCGGCCGGCTGCGCGCCGAGCGGGGCGGCCTGCCCCCGGGTGACCTGCGGCAGGCGCTGGTCGCGCTGGCCGGCGACCACCCGGCGACCCGGCGCAGCGCCGGGCTGTTCCAGCACCGCTTCGCCGAGTCCCCGCCCCACCGGGGCCCGGCCCGACGGGACGCGGCGGACCGGGACACCGCCGGCCCGGGCGGCGCCCGGGACACCACCGCCGGTCCCGGCCCCGACGTGGACCGCCCGGACGCTCGCGGCGACGGGCTGGCCGGGCATGCCGTGGGCAACCTGGTGCTCTGCGGGCTCATGGAGCTGCTCGGCGACCCGGTGGCCGCGCTGGAGCACGCCGGGGCGATGCTCGGCGCGGTGGGCCGGGTGCTGCCGATGTCCTGCCAGCCGGTGGGGATCGAGGCGCGGGTCCGCGGGGCCGACCCGGACCGCCCGGACGAGGTGCGTACGGTCTCCGGCCAGCACCAGGTCGCGGTGACCACCGGTCGGGTGGAGTCGTTGCGGTTGACCCCGGACGCCCCGGAGGCCTGCCCGGAGGCGGTGGCGGCGATCGGCGCCGCCGACTGGCTGATCTTCGGTCCGGGCAGCTGGTACACGAGTGTGCTGCCGCACCTGCTGGTGCCCCAGCTGGCCGACGCGATCGTGTCGAGCCCGGCCCGCCGGCTGGTGACCCTGAACCTCGCCGCGGAGAAGGAGACCCTCGGCCTCTCCGTGTCCGACCACCTGGACGCCCTGCGTTGGTACCTGCCGGAGCTGAAGGTGGATCACGTCCTGGCGGACGCCAAGGCGGTGGGTGACCCCGAACCGGTCGGACGTGCGGCAGAATCGCTGGGTGCCCGGCTGGTCCTCGCCCCCGTCGCCGTCTCCGACGGCACTCCTCGCCACGATCCGGCCGCCCTGGGCGCCGCACTGGTGCCTGTCCTGGGCGCCGATCGTTAGACACGTACGTAATCTCCGGCGACACGCCGGAACCGGTCCGTGAGGGGACGCACAATGGCGATGACGGCTGCGGTCAAGGACGAGCTGAGTCGGGTCGACGTGCCCAAGCCCTGCTGCCGGCGGGCGGAGATGGCGGCGCTGCTGCGCTTCGCCGGCGGGCTGCACATCGTCTCCGGCCGGGTGGTCGTGGAGGCGGAGCTGGACACCGGGGCGGTGGCCCGGCGACTTCGGCGGGAGATCGCCGAGGTCTACGGCTACCCCAGCGAGATCCACGTGCTCGCGTCGGGCGGGCTGCGCAAGGGCAGCCACTTCATCGTCCGGGTGGTGAAGGACGGGGAGGCGCTGGCCCGGCAGACCGGGCTGCTCGACGTCCGGGGTCGGCCGGTGCGCGGCCTGCCGCCGCACGTGGTGGCCGCGAACGTCTGCTGCGCGGTGTCGGCGTGGCGGGGTGCCTTCATGGCTCACGGCTCGCTGACCGAGCCCGGCCGCTCCAGCGCGCTGGAGATCACCTGCCCCGGCCCGGAGTCGGCGCTGGCCCTGGTGGGTGCCGCCCGACGGATCGGCATCACCGCCAAGAACCGTGAGGTCCGCGGCGTGGACCGGGTGGTGGTGAAGGACGGCGACGCGATCGCCGCGCTGCTGACCCGCATCGGTGCGCACTCCAGCGTGCTGGCCTGGGAGGAGCGCCGGGTCCGGCGGGAGGTCCGGGCGACCGCGAACCGGCTGGCCAACTTCGACGACGCCAACCTGCGCCGCTCGGCGCGCGCCGCGGTGGCCGCCGCCGCGCGGGTGACCCGGGCGCTGGAGATCCTCGCCGAGGACGCCCCCAACCACCTCACCTCGGCCGGCCAGCTGCGGCTGGAGCACCGCCAGGCCTCGCTGGAGGAGCTGGGCGCGCTCGCCGACCCCCCGCTGACCAAGGACGCCATCGCCGGGCGGATCCGCCGGCTGCTGGCACTGGCCGACAAGCGGGCTCGTGACCTGGGCATCCCGGATACGGAAGCGGCCGTCACGCCCGACATGCTCGTGGTCTGATAGGACGGTGGGGGGCAGCGGGGGCGGGCGAGCCGACAGGCGCGACGCCGTTGCGCCGCGTGCGCCCGGGGAGCACCGCGTCCCGGCCGTGCGGGCGCAGCGCCACCCGGCGCAGCGCGCTGCCCCACGCTCGGATAAGGTCGCTGCGTACGGCAAGGGGGCCGGCACAGGCACGCCTCGCCGTGCTCACCGCCTCGGGCGGTCCGGTCCTTTCAGACCGCGGCGGGGTGGCCGAGATGAAACGTCAACGGCCGGCTCCAACGGTCGGCGCACATCACTCCGCCGGCGTCACGTTCTGCGGCCGGCGGACCAGAACGCGAGGAGATGGGACCTGTGACCATCCGGGTTGGCATCAACGGCTTCGGCCGGATCGGCCGTAACTTCTTCCGGGCAGTCCTGGCGTCCGGTGCTGACATCGAGGTTGTGGCGGTCAACGACCTGACCGACAACGGGACGCTTGCCCACCTTGTCAAGTACGACAGCATCCTGGGTCGCCTCCCGCACGAGGTCAAGGCCACCGCCGACGAGATCACCGTGGGCGGCAAGACCATCAAGGCGTACGCGGAGAAGGACCCGGCGGCGCTGCCGTGGGGCGAGGTCGGCGCGGACGTCGTCATCGAGTCGACCGGCTTCTTCACCGACGCCACCAAGGCCAAGGCCCACATCGACGGTGGCGCCAAGAAGGTCATCATCTCCGCTCCGGCGAAGAACGAGGACGTCACGGTCGTCATGGGCGTCAACCAGGACCAGTACGACCCGGCGAAGCACAACATCATCTCGAACGCCTCCTGCACCACCAACTGCCTCGCGCCGATGGCGAAGGTGCTGCACGACACGTTCGGCATCACCAAGGGTCTGATGACCACCATCCACGCGTACACGCAGGACCAGAACCTGCAGGACGCGCCGCACAAGGACCTGCGCCGGGCCCGCGCCGCCGCGCTGAACATCGTGCCGACCTCGACGGGTGCCGCGAAGGCCATCGGCCTGGTGCTGCCGGACCTGAAGGGCAAGCTCGACGGCTACGCGCTGCGGGTGCCGATCCCGACCGGCTCGGCCACCGACCTGACCGTCGAGGTCGGCCGGGAGACCACCGTGGACGAGGTCAACGCCGCGCTGAAGGCCGCCGCGGAGGGCCCGCTCAAGGGCATCCTGGTCTACAACGAGGACCCGATCGTCTCCGCCGACATCGTCACCGACCCGGCGTCCTGCATCTTCGACGCGCCGCTGACCAAGGTGATCGGCAACCAGGTCAAGGTCGTCGGCTGGTACGACAACGAGTGGGGCTACTCGAACCGCCTGGTCGACCTGGTCAAGCTGGTGGGTTCCTCGCTGTGACCGTGAGGTCCGCTGTCTCGAACGAAGGGGCTGCTCGGTGAGCATCCGTACCCTCGACGACCTGCTCGCCGAGGGGGTGTCGGGTCGGCGCGTGCTGGTGCGCGCCGACCTGAACGTCCCTCTCGACAAGCAGTCCGGCGCGATCACTGACGACGGCCGGATCCGCGCGGTCCTGCCCACGCTGAGCGCCCTCACCGGCGCCGGCGCCCAGGTGGTGGTCTGCTCGCACCTGGGCCGCCCGAAGGGGGCGCCGGACCCGCAGTTCAGCCTGCGGCCGGTCGCCGACCGGCTGGGCGAGTTGCTCGGCGTCACCGTGCGCTTCGCGACCGACACCGTCGGCGAGTCGGCGCGTTCCACCGTGGACGCGCTCGCCGACGGCGAGGTCGCGCTGCTGGAGAACCTGCGCTTCAACGCGGGGGAGACCAGCAAGGACGAGGCCGAGCGGGGCGCGTTCGCCGACCAGCTCGCCGCGTTCGGTGCGGCGTACGTGGACGACGCGTTCGGCGCGGTGCACCGCAAGCACGCCAGCGTCTACGACGTCGCGGCCCGGCTGCCGCGCTTCGCGGGCCGGCTGGTGCTGCGCGAGGTGGAGGTGCTCTCCACGCTCGCCGGTGAGCCGGAGCGGCCGTACGTGGTGGTGCTCGGCGGCTCGAAGGTCTCCGACAAGCTGGCGGTGATCGAGGCCCTGCTGCCGAAGGTCGACCGGCTGCTCATCGGCGGCGGCATGTGCTTCACCTTCCTCAAGGCCCAGGGCCACGAGGTGGGCAGCTCGCTGCTGGAGGAGGAGATGGTGGAGACCTGCCGCAACCTCCTGGAGCGGTCCGAGGGCAAGATCATGCTCCCGGTCGACGTGGTGGTGGCGGACGCCTTCGCGCCCGACTCCCCGCACGACGTGGTCCGTGCCGACGGCATGCCGAGCAAGCGGGTCGGGCTCGACATCGGGCCGGAGACGGTCGCCGGGTTCGCCGCCGCGCTGACGTCCGCCCCGGAGGGGGCCGGCGCGCCGGGCGGCGCGCGGACGATCTTCTGGAACGGCCCGATGGGCGTGTTCGAGATGCCGGCGTTCGCCAACGGCACCCGGGGTGTGGCCGAGGCCATCGCCGGCTCCGGCGCGTTCACCGTCGTCGGCGGTGGCGACTCGGCCGCCGCGGTGCGGGCGCTGGGCCTGGACGAGTCCTCGTTCAGCCACATCTCGACCGGTGGCGGCGCATCGCTGGAATACCTGGAGGGCAAGACCCTCCCCGGCATCGCAGCCCTGGAGAAGTGATGGGAAGCGCCACCCGCCGGCCGCTGATGGCCGGCAACTGGAAGATGAACCTCAACCACCTCGAGGCGAACCTGCTGGTGCAGAAGCTGGCGGCCAGCCTCACCGAGAAGCAGCTCACCGACGTCGAGACGGTGGTGCTGCCGCCCTTCACCGACCTGCGGACCGTGCAGACCGCGGTGGACGGCGACAAGCTGCTGATCGGCTACGGCGCCCAGGACCTCTCGCCGCACGCCTCCGGCGCGTACACCGGTGACATCGCGGGCCCGATGCTCACCAAGCTCGGCTGCACGTACGTGGTGGTCGGGCACTCCGAGCGGCGGGCCTACCACCACGAGGACGACGCGGTGGTCAACGCCAAGGTGCAGGCGGCGTTGACGCACGGGCTGACGCCGATCCTCTGCGTGGGCGAGGGCCTGGACGTCCGGGAGCAGGGCACCCACGTGGCGCACTGCGCGGACCAGCTCGTCGGCGCCCTGAAGGGGGTGTCCGCGGAACAGGTCACCAAGGTCGTGGTCGCGTACGAGCCGGTCTGGGCGATCGGCACCGGCAAGACGGCGACCCCGGAGGACGCGCAGGAGGTCTGCGGCGCGGTCCGTCAGCGCCTGGCCGAGACCTACGACCAGGGCACGGCTGACCAGGTCCGGATCCTCTACGGCGGCTCGGTCAAGGCGTCGAACGTCGCCTCGATCATGGCCCAGCCGGACGTGGACGGCGCGTTGGTCGGTGGGGCGAGCCTGGACGCCGAGGAGTTCGCGCAGATCTGCCGGTTCCCGGAGCACATCGCCCGCTGATCGCTCGCTATCCTTGACTCCGCCCGTCCGCCGGTCGGTGCCGCCGTGCCCGACCTGTCCGGGCGAGGATCGCTACGAGAGGACTGACCCCAGCCATGCTGCCGATCTGGTTCGCATACACGCTGATCGTGTTGCTGATCATCACGAGCATCCTGCTCACCATGCTCATCCTGCTGCACCGAGGTAAGGGCGGCGGCCTGTCGAGCATGTTCGGCGGCGGAGTCAGCTCCAGCCTCGCCGGTTCGTCGGTGGCGGAGAAGAACCTGGACCGCTACACCGTTCTGGTGGGCGTCGTCTGGTTCGCCTGCATCGTCGGTCTCGGGCTGTGGCTCCGACTCCAGATGACCGCCTGAGCGACCCTTCCGAGTCGTACAATCTGCGCGCGGTCCGTCAACTGACGGGCCGCGCGCAGGTCTTTTCACCGCACCGCACCGCACCGCGTCGCCCGCCGTCCACCCCTACGGCGGTCCCCTCCGACGACAGGAGCGAACAGCCGTGCCCAACGGCAACGTGATCCGGGGCGCCCGGGTCGGATCAGGCCCCGAACGTCCTCCCGAGCGTTACGAGCCGGCCCCCCGTCAGGCGGTCGT
This genomic stretch from Micromonospora krabiensis harbors:
- the rapZ gene encoding RNase adapter RapZ — translated: MVVTGLSGGGRSTVARALENVGYYVVDNLPQALMLDMAELAVKAGGAARRTAMVLDVRSRAFSTDLAGAIRELKERGFSPRVVFVDADDEVLIRRFESVRRSHPLQGEGRLADGIAVERGLLEEARDQADVIIDTSHLNVNQLRRRIEELFGGEDARRLRVTVLSFGFKYGLPPDADFVLDARFLPNPYWVPELREHTGREEAVSAYVLGQEGADAFVASYADLVNATTTGFEREGKRYLTVAVGCTGGKHRSVAIAEELAGRLRQSGLAANAQHRDLGRE
- the gap gene encoding type I glyceraldehyde-3-phosphate dehydrogenase — encoded protein: MTIRVGINGFGRIGRNFFRAVLASGADIEVVAVNDLTDNGTLAHLVKYDSILGRLPHEVKATADEITVGGKTIKAYAEKDPAALPWGEVGADVVIESTGFFTDATKAKAHIDGGAKKVIISAPAKNEDVTVVMGVNQDQYDPAKHNIISNASCTTNCLAPMAKVLHDTFGITKGLMTTIHAYTQDQNLQDAPHKDLRRARAAALNIVPTSTGAAKAIGLVLPDLKGKLDGYALRVPIPTGSATDLTVEVGRETTVDEVNAALKAAAEGPLKGILVYNEDPIVSADIVTDPASCIFDAPLTKVIGNQVKVVGWYDNEWGYSNRLVDLVKLVGSSL
- the secG gene encoding preprotein translocase subunit SecG — translated: MPIWFAYTLIVLLIITSILLTMLILLHRGKGGGLSSMFGGGVSSSLAGSSVAEKNLDRYTVLVGVVWFACIVGLGLWLRLQMTA
- a CDS encoding phosphoglycerate kinase, which translates into the protein MSIRTLDDLLAEGVSGRRVLVRADLNVPLDKQSGAITDDGRIRAVLPTLSALTGAGAQVVVCSHLGRPKGAPDPQFSLRPVADRLGELLGVTVRFATDTVGESARSTVDALADGEVALLENLRFNAGETSKDEAERGAFADQLAAFGAAYVDDAFGAVHRKHASVYDVAARLPRFAGRLVLREVEVLSTLAGEPERPYVVVLGGSKVSDKLAVIEALLPKVDRLLIGGGMCFTFLKAQGHEVGSSLLEEEMVETCRNLLERSEGKIMLPVDVVVADAFAPDSPHDVVRADGMPSKRVGLDIGPETVAGFAAALTSAPEGAGAPGGARTIFWNGPMGVFEMPAFANGTRGVAEAIAGSGAFTVVGGGDSAAAVRALGLDESSFSHISTGGGASLEYLEGKTLPGIAALEK
- the tpiA gene encoding triose-phosphate isomerase; this translates as MGSATRRPLMAGNWKMNLNHLEANLLVQKLAASLTEKQLTDVETVVLPPFTDLRTVQTAVDGDKLLIGYGAQDLSPHASGAYTGDIAGPMLTKLGCTYVVVGHSERRAYHHEDDAVVNAKVQAALTHGLTPILCVGEGLDVREQGTHVAHCADQLVGALKGVSAEQVTKVVVAYEPVWAIGTGKTATPEDAQEVCGAVRQRLAETYDQGTADQVRILYGGSVKASNVASIMAQPDVDGALVGGASLDAEEFAQICRFPEHIAR
- a CDS encoding gluconeogenesis factor YvcK family protein encodes the protein MTTTRVVAFGGGHGLSASLRALRRCAPELDLDITAVVTVGDDGGSSGRLRAERGGLPPGDLRQALVALAGDHPATRRSAGLFQHRFAESPPHRGPARRDAADRDTAGPGGARDTTAGPGPDVDRPDARGDGLAGHAVGNLVLCGLMELLGDPVAALEHAGAMLGAVGRVLPMSCQPVGIEARVRGADPDRPDEVRTVSGQHQVAVTTGRVESLRLTPDAPEACPEAVAAIGAADWLIFGPGSWYTSVLPHLLVPQLADAIVSSPARRLVTLNLAAEKETLGLSVSDHLDALRWYLPELKVDHVLADAKAVGDPEPVGRAAESLGARLVLAPVAVSDGTPRHDPAALGAALVPVLGADR
- the whiA gene encoding DNA-binding protein WhiA codes for the protein MAMTAAVKDELSRVDVPKPCCRRAEMAALLRFAGGLHIVSGRVVVEAELDTGAVARRLRREIAEVYGYPSEIHVLASGGLRKGSHFIVRVVKDGEALARQTGLLDVRGRPVRGLPPHVVAANVCCAVSAWRGAFMAHGSLTEPGRSSALEITCPGPESALALVGAARRIGITAKNREVRGVDRVVVKDGDAIAALLTRIGAHSSVLAWEERRVRREVRATANRLANFDDANLRRSARAAVAAAARVTRALEILAEDAPNHLTSAGQLRLEHRQASLEELGALADPPLTKDAIAGRIRRLLALADKRARDLGIPDTEAAVTPDMLVV
- the recQ gene encoding DNA helicase RecQ → MASPTDLRTSEALQVLRRVFGYDAFRGFQQEVIDHVVGGGDALVLMPTGGGKSLCYQIPALVRPGVAVVVSPLIALMQDQVDALTAVGVRAGFLNSTLDLDARRRVEAAFLAGELDLLYLAPEALGTRSTVQLLDRGKIGLFAIDEAHCVSQWGHDFRPDYLALNMLHERWPDVPRIALTATATSATRAEIATRLDLTDARHFVASFDRPNIQYRIVAKREPRKQLLSLLRDEHPGDAGIVYCLSRASVEKTAEFLTANGIPALPYHAGLDAGTRAAHQQRFLREDGLVMVATIAFGMGIDKPDVRFVAHLDLPKSVEGYYQETGRAGRDGLPSTAWLAYGLQDVVQQRKMIETSDGDPAHRRGLARHLDAMLALCETVRCRRAQLLEYFGDSPAGDCGNCDTCLNPPETWDGTIAAQKLLSAVYRLDRERNQRFGAGHSIDILLGRTTEKVTQFGHDSLSVFGIGGELSEAEWRAVVRQLLAEGLLAVEGDYGTLALTDASADVLGRRRTVMMRREPERPASTRGGRAKAAAAAAELPAAAAPVFERLRAWRAATAKEQGVPAYVIFHDATLRQIATDAPTSLAELSRVGGVGENKLAKYGEQILGVLADAD